One window of Treponema denticola genomic DNA carries:
- the ileS gene encoding isoleucine--tRNA ligase, whose protein sequence is MYKPVDPKVDFAKQEEDILKFWQKNDVFKKSVLSRDGRDNYIFFDGPPFATGLPHFGHFVPGTIKDIIPRYKTMKGFRVERRFGWDCHGLPVENLIEKELGLNSKTDIEKYGIDKFNEACRASVLRYVKEWKQTITRLGRWVDFENDYKTMEPAFMESIWWIMKSLWEKGLLYEGYYILPYCPRCSTVLSNHELNLGGYKDVHDPAITVRFKVLSPVKTSPAGKTFEGKNALPSDTYLLAWTTTPWTLPSNLGLAVGAEIDYALIEYDGAHYIMAVPRLEAYFAKSGKEEAKEYKLIWTKKGAELEGLRYEPLFPYFKNLAADENGKNAEAGHGAFRILIGDFVTTEDGTGIVHTAPGFGEDDNRIFKDTGVPTICPVDAECKFTHEVSDYQGLFVKDADKQIMERLKAEGKLFKRAQILHSYPHCWRCSSPLIYRAVASWFVSVTKIKDKLLNANSKINWQPDHIKTGRFGKWLEGARDWAISRNRYWGNPIPIWKCADCGETICVGSREELKELSGVFPEDMHKHFVDKINIPCKKCNGTMKRVPEVLDCWFESGSMPYAQQHYPFENKEHFEKNFPADFISEGLDQTRGWFYTLTILAAALFDEPAFKNCIVNGLVLAEDGKKMSKSLRNYTDPNEVIKQFGADALRLFLMNSNVVKADDLKYSDEGVRDVLKGILIPFWNSYSFYITYANIDGIKPPHNAKVDGKDEGVEEFLAKLNNPLDLWILSVTEKLVADVTEALDKYDLAQAIPPMVEYIDLLNNWYIRRSRRRFWKSENDGDKAQAYETLYRALKKFSLVAAPVVPFITESIWQNLRTESDALSIHLADYPEYNAKIRNSELEFKMKTVQKAVSMGRALRYQFNLKIRQPLKAVEIVTLNPEEKRVLLEMEESIIEELNVKEVIFHEKEDELVEYSAKANFKVLGKELGPLMKKAAAIIEQMNSSEIQNIMEGATLSIDIEGKSVEITADKIVINRIEKASLKIVNEGTLTVGLNTELTEELLMEGYIRDLVRGIQTLRKECGLDVTDRIKLYLSASQKNADNKELEKAFELFKDYVCDETLTVQSSWLKTGELTKLGSIKTSLVEAGDYEWEIGIEKNN, encoded by the coding sequence ATGTATAAACCCGTAGACCCGAAGGTCGATTTTGCAAAACAAGAAGAAGATATCTTAAAATTTTGGCAAAAAAACGATGTATTTAAAAAGTCCGTTTTATCACGTGACGGACGGGATAATTATATTTTCTTTGACGGCCCGCCCTTTGCCACAGGGCTGCCTCACTTCGGCCATTTTGTTCCCGGAACAATTAAGGATATTATTCCGCGATATAAGACAATGAAGGGCTTTAGGGTTGAACGCCGCTTCGGGTGGGACTGCCACGGTCTTCCCGTTGAAAATTTGATTGAAAAAGAACTGGGACTCAATTCGAAAACCGATATAGAAAAATACGGTATAGATAAATTTAACGAAGCCTGCCGTGCAAGCGTTTTGCGTTATGTAAAAGAGTGGAAACAAACGATTACCCGCTTAGGACGCTGGGTTGACTTTGAAAACGATTATAAGACCATGGAACCCGCCTTTATGGAATCTATTTGGTGGATTATGAAAAGTTTGTGGGAAAAAGGTCTCTTATATGAGGGCTACTATATTCTCCCTTATTGTCCGAGGTGTTCTACGGTTCTTTCAAACCATGAGCTTAACTTAGGCGGATATAAGGATGTTCACGACCCTGCAATAACCGTACGCTTTAAGGTTCTTTCGCCTGTAAAGACTTCTCCTGCAGGAAAGACCTTTGAGGGGAAAAACGCTCTTCCTTCCGATACCTATCTTTTGGCATGGACAACCACTCCTTGGACTTTGCCGAGTAACCTCGGTCTTGCTGTGGGTGCGGAAATCGACTATGCCTTAATAGAATATGATGGAGCTCACTATATAATGGCCGTGCCTCGGCTTGAAGCCTATTTTGCAAAAAGCGGAAAAGAAGAAGCAAAAGAGTATAAGCTGATTTGGACAAAGAAGGGTGCAGAACTTGAAGGCTTAAGGTATGAGCCCCTCTTTCCTTATTTTAAAAACCTCGCCGCAGATGAGAATGGAAAAAACGCTGAAGCGGGGCATGGTGCCTTTAGGATTTTGATAGGCGACTTTGTTACAACCGAGGACGGAACGGGAATTGTTCACACGGCTCCCGGCTTCGGTGAAGACGATAACAGGATATTTAAAGATACCGGAGTTCCGACTATTTGTCCGGTTGATGCTGAATGTAAATTTACTCATGAAGTTTCCGACTACCAAGGCCTTTTTGTAAAGGATGCAGACAAGCAAATTATGGAAAGGTTAAAAGCCGAAGGCAAGCTCTTTAAGCGGGCTCAGATTTTACACTCCTATCCTCATTGCTGGAGATGCTCAAGCCCATTGATATACAGGGCCGTTGCAAGCTGGTTTGTTTCGGTTACAAAGATAAAGGATAAGCTTCTTAATGCTAACTCAAAAATAAATTGGCAGCCCGATCATATAAAAACAGGCCGCTTTGGAAAATGGCTTGAAGGAGCCCGTGACTGGGCTATCAGCCGAAACCGGTATTGGGGAAATCCCATTCCTATTTGGAAGTGTGCCGATTGCGGCGAAACAATTTGTGTAGGAAGCAGGGAGGAGCTAAAAGAGCTTTCAGGCGTGTTCCCTGAAGATATGCACAAGCACTTTGTCGATAAGATAAATATTCCGTGTAAAAAATGTAATGGAACAATGAAGCGTGTGCCTGAAGTTTTGGACTGCTGGTTTGAGTCGGGTTCGATGCCCTATGCTCAACAGCACTATCCTTTTGAAAACAAAGAACACTTTGAAAAAAACTTCCCTGCCGATTTTATTTCCGAAGGTTTGGATCAGACCCGCGGATGGTTTTATACTTTAACGATTTTAGCGGCAGCTCTTTTTGATGAGCCGGCCTTTAAAAACTGTATTGTAAACGGACTTGTGCTTGCCGAGGACGGTAAGAAGATGTCAAAGTCCTTACGCAACTACACCGACCCTAACGAGGTTATAAAACAATTCGGAGCCGATGCCCTTCGCCTCTTTTTGATGAATTCAAATGTTGTAAAGGCTGACGATTTAAAATATTCTGATGAAGGAGTGCGGGATGTTCTTAAAGGAATCTTAATTCCTTTTTGGAACAGTTACAGTTTCTATATAACCTATGCCAATATCGATGGAATAAAGCCTCCTCATAATGCAAAGGTTGACGGAAAGGATGAAGGTGTAGAAGAATTTTTAGCTAAATTAAATAATCCCTTAGACTTGTGGATCTTATCGGTAACCGAAAAGCTTGTTGCCGACGTAACGGAAGCTCTCGACAAGTATGATCTTGCTCAAGCTATTCCGCCGATGGTTGAATATATTGACCTTTTAAATAACTGGTATATCCGCCGTTCCCGCCGACGCTTTTGGAAAAGCGAAAATGACGGGGACAAGGCTCAAGCCTATGAAACCCTCTACCGTGCCTTAAAGAAATTTTCTCTTGTTGCAGCTCCGGTAGTGCCGTTTATTACGGAAAGCATTTGGCAGAATTTACGGACCGAAAGCGATGCTCTTTCTATCCATCTTGCAGACTATCCCGAGTACAACGCAAAGATAAGAAACAGTGAGCTGGAATTTAAAATGAAGACGGTTCAAAAGGCCGTTTCAATGGGAAGAGCCCTGCGTTATCAGTTTAACTTAAAGATAAGGCAGCCCCTAAAGGCAGTCGAAATAGTAACTCTCAATCCCGAAGAAAAAAGAGTTCTTTTGGAAATGGAAGAAAGCATAATCGAGGAACTCAATGTTAAAGAGGTTATCTTCCACGAAAAAGAAGATGAGCTTGTAGAATATTCGGCCAAGGCTAATTTTAAAGTTCTCGGAAAAGAATTAGGCCCTCTTATGAAAAAGGCTGCTGCCATAATTGAACAGATGAATTCAAGTGAAATCCAAAACATAATGGAGGGAGCTACTTTAAGTATCGACATCGAAGGAAAATCGGTAGAAATAACCGCCGATAAAATTGTGATAAATAGAATCGAAAAGGCCTCCTTAAAAATAGTAAATGAAGGAACCCTAACCGTAGGTCTTAATACCGAGCTGACTGAAGAACTTTTAATGGAAGGTTATATTAGGGACTTGGTAAGAGGTATTCAGACCTTGCGTAAGGAATGCGGCCTTGATGTTACCGATAGAATTAAACTTTATCTTTCAGCCTCTCAAAAAAATGCCGATAATAAAGAGCTGGAAAAAGCTTTTGAGCTTTTTAAGGACTATGTTTGTGATGAAACCTTGACTGTGCAATCTTCTTGGCTTAAAACCGGAGAATTGACAAAGCTCGGTTCCATTAAAACAAGCCTTGTTGAAGCCGGCGATTATGAATGGGAGATTGGAATTGAAAAGAATAATTAG
- a CDS encoding FmdB family zinc ribbon protein — protein sequence MPTYEYVCDSCGHDFEVFQRMSDEPVSVCPECGKPVRRVISGGLGINFRGSGFYVNDSSSPKAASGGCSGCSSSSCSTCKH from the coding sequence ATGCCAACATATGAGTATGTTTGCGATTCTTGCGGTCATGATTTTGAGGTTTTTCAGAGAATGAGTGATGAACCCGTATCTGTTTGCCCCGAGTGCGGTAAGCCTGTAAGAAGAGTTATTTCGGGAGGCTTAGGAATTAACTTTAGAGGATCCGGTTTTTATGTAAACGATTCTTCTTCTCCAAAGGCTGCATCAGGCGGTTGTTCGGGTTGTTCTTCATCTTCATGTTCAACATGCAAACACTAA
- a CDS encoding zinc ribbon domain-containing protein — protein sequence MGKIEKGHLPKFFCENCGQEVKRNTKVCPHCGRFFASVRCPSCNYMGHTDEFVNGCPSCGFAISSDSNKNTKKYHRNKLKEYRTNYKSNRYDDPLPWWVYSLVIGSLGLLIIYIFYFRT from the coding sequence ATGGGAAAGATAGAAAAAGGGCATTTGCCTAAGTTTTTTTGTGAAAACTGCGGGCAAGAGGTAAAGCGTAACACAAAGGTATGTCCCCATTGCGGACGTTTTTTCGCTTCGGTAAGATGCCCTTCTTGTAATTATATGGGGCATACGGATGAATTTGTAAACGGATGCCCCTCTTGCGGCTTTGCTATAAGCTCTGACTCTAATAAGAATACAAAAAAATATCATAGGAATAAACTAAAAGAATACCGCACAAATTATAAATCCAATAGGTATGATGATCCTCTTCCTTGGTGGGTTTACAGCCTTGTCATAGGCTCTTTGGGTTTATTGATTATCTATATATTTTATTTTAGAACTTAA
- a CDS encoding HD domain-containing phosphohydrolase, with translation MAEKNKYKELSKEQILIKILETESLIHSVQDVDVLLEQILTEARSVVNADAGSIYIAEGDRLAIRYAQNNTLQKKLPAGTKLPYIFFDFPIDNYTIAGYAANTKKLINIPDVYNIDADKPFKFGKATDEKTGYKTVSNLTIPILSMSGMVLGVIQVLNALDKYGKLETFSHDDEIYLSHFASNAGIALEHAFVTRAMVMRMIKTAELRDPRETGMHVNRVANYSVEIYDRWAFNNGIPMSEQTKYRDSLKIASMLHDIGKVAISDLILKKAGKLTDEEFSVMKTHTWLGARLFIGNDSPLDKLSMEIALRHHENWDGTGYPGHIDIETGAPLKKDKKTGCAQGLKGEEIPLGARIVAMADVYDALSSKRSYKDSWTEEDILEELKKMSGKKFDPEIAKAFFEVLDRIQAIKAHLTDE, from the coding sequence ATGGCAGAAAAAAATAAATATAAAGAGCTGTCAAAAGAACAAATTCTCATCAAAATACTCGAAACGGAATCTTTGATACACAGCGTTCAAGACGTTGATGTTCTTTTAGAACAAATACTTACCGAGGCTCGGAGTGTTGTAAATGCCGATGCCGGTTCAATATATATAGCTGAAGGGGATAGACTTGCCATAAGATATGCACAGAATAACACCCTGCAAAAAAAACTTCCGGCAGGAACAAAGCTTCCTTACATTTTTTTCGATTTTCCTATAGACAATTATACAATAGCCGGATATGCTGCAAATACAAAAAAACTTATAAATATTCCGGATGTCTACAATATTGATGCCGATAAGCCTTTTAAGTTCGGCAAAGCTACGGATGAAAAAACAGGCTATAAGACCGTTTCCAATTTAACCATCCCCATTCTTTCTATGTCGGGGATGGTCTTGGGAGTCATTCAAGTTTTAAACGCTCTTGATAAATACGGCAAACTGGAAACATTTTCCCACGATGATGAAATTTATTTAAGTCATTTTGCTTCAAACGCGGGAATAGCCCTTGAACATGCTTTTGTAACAAGGGCAATGGTTATGCGTATGATCAAAACGGCTGAATTACGCGACCCGAGAGAAACGGGAATGCATGTAAACAGAGTTGCGAACTATTCGGTTGAAATTTATGATAGATGGGCATTTAATAACGGCATTCCTATGTCCGAACAAACAAAATACCGTGACTCGCTAAAAATTGCATCGATGCTTCATGATATTGGAAAGGTTGCAATTTCGGATCTGATTTTAAAAAAAGCCGGAAAGTTAACCGATGAAGAATTCTCGGTTATGAAAACCCATACATGGTTGGGAGCCCGTTTGTTCATTGGGAACGATTCCCCTCTTGATAAACTCTCAATGGAAATAGCTCTGCGCCATCACGAAAACTGGGATGGAACAGGTTATCCCGGCCACATTGATATAGAAACGGGAGCCCCGCTAAAAAAAGATAAAAAAACAGGCTGTGCACAAGGACTTAAAGGAGAAGAAATTCCCCTTGGTGCAAGAATTGTCGCAATGGCCGATGTCTACGATGCACTATCCTCAAAACGATCCTACAAAGACTCTTGGACCGAAGAAGACATACTTGAAGAATTAAAAAAAATGAGCGGAAAGAAATTCGATCCGGAAATAGCAAAAGCCTTTTTTGAAGTGCTTGACAGAATCCAAGCAATTAAAGCCCATCTTACAGATGAGTAG
- a CDS encoding cobyrinate a,c-diamide synthase produces the protein MKGIMISAPNSNSGKTIISSALLYSLKKEGFDISAFKTGPDQVDRKILEIISGKRAGNLDPFMMGQNGMEFSLNISNSEYALIEGVMGCFDGMGTTSENSSFDTAEKIGSDIVLVYAPQGEMFTLIPKLKGMIEFSKNRIRGIILNKLSPKLFPLYKKMIEDNLELQVLGFFPKVSEFEIEESGLGLDIDERLKDEKFLDVLYKIVKENIDIQKLLNLFQPLKTGNKIEIKKTNTRTAIAMDEAFNLYYSENIFLLENSTEINYFSPLKDTELPDCGFLYFGSGQINKYRDALSQNIKIKTTIKKFAEDGGKILAEGEGLSYLFEELDGFKMCGIFQGSVESTSTLQNFGYKQLEFMQDCILGKKGTILNAAEYHKSKATTEILPIFTVKKPCSTLSFKDAYVYKNCLGLFQNIHFIYNLENFYNLIQN, from the coding sequence ATGAAAGGCATAATGATTTCCGCCCCGAACAGCAATTCGGGAAAAACTATCATATCTTCAGCCCTTCTTTATTCTTTAAAAAAAGAAGGCTTTGATATTTCCGCTTTTAAAACAGGCCCCGATCAAGTTGACCGTAAAATATTGGAAATCATCTCAGGCAAAAGAGCCGGAAACCTTGACCCCTTTATGATGGGTCAAAATGGAATGGAGTTTTCTCTCAATATTTCAAACTCGGAATACGCCCTTATTGAGGGAGTGATGGGCTGCTTCGACGGAATGGGAACTACCTCGGAAAATTCTTCCTTTGATACGGCAGAAAAAATCGGAAGCGATATTGTTTTGGTTTACGCACCTCAGGGTGAAATGTTTACGCTTATTCCAAAACTAAAAGGAATGATCGAATTTTCAAAAAACAGAATAAGGGGAATTATACTTAATAAACTCAGCCCCAAACTTTTTCCTCTTTATAAAAAAATGATTGAGGATAATCTTGAACTGCAAGTCTTAGGCTTTTTTCCTAAAGTTTCCGAATTTGAAATTGAAGAATCAGGACTCGGCCTCGACATAGACGAACGGCTAAAAGATGAAAAATTTTTAGATGTTCTATATAAAATTGTAAAAGAAAATATAGATATTCAAAAACTTTTAAACTTATTTCAGCCTCTTAAAACAGGGAACAAGATCGAAATAAAAAAAACGAATACACGCACTGCAATCGCAATGGATGAGGCCTTTAATTTATATTATTCCGAAAATATCTTTTTACTTGAAAACAGCACTGAGATAAATTATTTTTCTCCCCTTAAAGATACGGAGCTGCCGGACTGCGGCTTTCTATATTTCGGAAGCGGCCAAATAAATAAATACAGGGATGCTCTTTCTCAAAATATTAAAATAAAAACAACAATCAAAAAGTTTGCTGAAGACGGCGGAAAAATCCTAGCTGAAGGCGAAGGGCTATCCTATCTTTTTGAAGAACTTGACGGTTTTAAAATGTGCGGAATTTTTCAAGGTTCGGTTGAGAGCACAAGCACCCTGCAAAATTTCGGATATAAACAGCTTGAATTTATGCAGGACTGTATTTTAGGAAAAAAAGGAACAATCTTAAATGCAGCCGAATATCATAAATCAAAAGCAACAACCGAAATTCTTCCTATTTTCACAGTTAAAAAACCTTGTTCAACTTTGAGTTTTAAAGATGCTTATGTATACAAAAACTGTTTAGGCCTTTTTCAAAACATCCATTTTATATATAATCTTGAAAATTTTTATAATCTGATACAAAATTAG
- a CDS encoding precorrin-2 C(20)-methyltransferase — MKNIFAVGTGPGSPEYLTLQAVKALENADLIFAPNNKGKNMALDTVKDFIKNKEVLFLDFPMGFVSEDDYKIQAEKILKKTKENSNTVILTIGDPMIYSTFIYMMPYFKIPEINLQIISGIPSAVAAAGRAQIPLAEKAEVLTITDHLNEKILNSSSSIALLKTSKQKNFILKEFEKNGFDYVYIKRATMEHESILPKDKKEKILEDEDYISLIIARKQKGN, encoded by the coding sequence ATGAAAAATATTTTCGCAGTAGGAACAGGTCCGGGCTCTCCGGAGTATCTTACATTACAGGCAGTAAAAGCTCTTGAAAATGCAGACCTCATTTTTGCTCCCAACAATAAGGGAAAAAATATGGCCTTAGATACGGTAAAAGATTTTATAAAGAACAAAGAAGTTTTGTTTCTTGATTTTCCTATGGGCTTTGTATCTGAAGATGATTATAAAATTCAAGCCGAAAAAATACTTAAAAAAACAAAAGAAAATTCGAATACCGTTATTTTAACTATAGGCGATCCTATGATATACAGCACATTTATTTACATGATGCCCTATTTTAAAATACCGGAAATCAATTTGCAAATTATTTCAGGAATTCCTTCTGCAGTGGCTGCTGCAGGAAGAGCACAAATTCCTCTTGCCGAAAAAGCTGAGGTGCTTACAATTACCGATCATTTAAATGAAAAAATTTTAAATTCATCTTCATCTATAGCTCTTTTAAAAACATCTAAACAAAAAAATTTTATACTAAAAGAATTTGAAAAAAACGGATTTGACTATGTTTATATAAAAAGAGCAACAATGGAACATGAATCAATCCTCCCCAAAGATAAAAAAGAAAAAATTTTAGAAGATGAAGATTATATATCCTTAATCATCGCCCGCAAACAAAAAGGAAATTAG
- a CDS encoding sirohydrochlorin cobaltochelatase, whose product MKKAIVIASFGTSYAETREKTIDTIEKEAAGRFKDYEIFKAYTSNMVRAILKKRDSINVASPKEIIQELKEKGFSEIYIQPTHIIPGEEYEKLQFENTVLGQPLLHENADLDEIIKALELKKPEDDTAIVFMGHGSSHEADKFYEIMQNKLNSQGLENVLIGTVEGSVELKDILPILAERKIKKIELYPFMMVAGDHAHNDMAGDEEDSWYTILKNAGYEVNANLKGLGEYPMIREILYNSLENTINCRRG is encoded by the coding sequence ATGAAAAAGGCCATCGTAATTGCAAGTTTCGGTACAAGCTATGCCGAAACAAGAGAAAAAACTATTGATACTATAGAAAAAGAAGCAGCCGGCAGGTTTAAAGATTATGAAATTTTTAAAGCCTATACTTCAAACATGGTTAGAGCCATTCTTAAAAAAAGAGACTCCATCAATGTTGCATCTCCCAAAGAGATTATCCAAGAACTAAAAGAAAAAGGCTTCTCCGAAATTTACATACAGCCGACCCACATAATTCCGGGAGAAGAATATGAAAAGCTGCAATTTGAAAATACAGTTTTGGGTCAACCCCTCTTACATGAAAATGCAGACTTAGATGAAATTATAAAAGCTCTCGAATTAAAAAAGCCCGAAGATGATACGGCAATAGTTTTTATGGGACACGGTTCTTCACATGAGGCAGATAAATTCTACGAGATCATGCAAAATAAACTCAATTCGCAAGGCCTTGAAAATGTCTTGATAGGAACAGTTGAAGGCTCCGTAGAGCTAAAGGATATCTTACCTATTCTTGCCGAACGCAAAATAAAAAAAATTGAGCTTTATCCGTTCATGATGGTTGCAGGCGACCATGCCCACAACGATATGGCAGGAGATGAAGAAGACAGCTGGTACACCATTTTAAAAAATGCAGGTTACGAGGTTAATGCCAATCTAAAAGGCTTGGGCGAATATCCTATGATCCGCGAAATACTTTATAATTCTTTAGAAAATACAATCAATTGCCGTAGAGGTTAA
- a CDS encoding MFS transporter, with protein sequence MKTFMVIWFGQFISMLGSALSAFGLGIWIFQKTGSAASFAMSAVCTVLPALLFAPFAGSIADRKKRKAIILLTDSIDAFLKILIVTLLIFNKLELWMVYPLVFISGTLGAFQNPAFGASIPMLVPSDKLTRANGLLQFSSAIQNLLAPVIAGFLYPLIELKGLFIIDFVSFFFALASIAFIKIPQPSIEKTKDSLVLAAFKDLQYAWKYLIQKEGLMQLIVFFAFLNFIANLSMILLGPLMMSVYNSQAYGNVQAGIGLAMLLGGLCSSLIPDTKNKIKRILLILSLCSIGPIISGTTVNRIIITGGFFIFMFPVPYVNTLLMSIFQIKIERNVLGRVGALMTAILAAITPIAYLCAGPLADYVFEPLMNEKGRGIGLIFIISGILLIISCLLMRLNKTVTSIEKRLPDYVDNQ encoded by the coding sequence ATGAAGACATTTATGGTTATTTGGTTCGGACAATTTATTTCGATGTTAGGTTCGGCTCTTTCTGCCTTCGGACTAGGAATATGGATTTTTCAAAAAACTGGGAGTGCCGCATCTTTTGCAATGAGTGCAGTATGCACGGTCTTACCGGCTTTATTGTTTGCCCCTTTTGCAGGCTCAATTGCCGATAGAAAAAAACGTAAGGCTATTATTCTCCTTACCGACAGTATCGATGCCTTTTTAAAAATTTTAATAGTTACCCTTCTCATCTTTAACAAACTTGAACTCTGGATGGTCTACCCGTTGGTATTTATTTCAGGGACATTGGGCGCCTTTCAGAATCCGGCTTTTGGTGCATCTATCCCCATGCTTGTACCTTCCGATAAACTTACACGAGCTAACGGACTTTTACAGTTTTCATCTGCAATACAAAATTTATTAGCTCCTGTTATTGCAGGCTTTTTATATCCTCTGATAGAATTAAAAGGATTATTTATCATCGACTTTGTTTCATTCTTTTTTGCTTTAGCTTCCATTGCTTTTATAAAAATACCTCAGCCCTCAATCGAAAAAACAAAGGACTCTTTAGTTTTAGCAGCTTTTAAAGATCTGCAATATGCATGGAAATATCTTATACAAAAAGAAGGCTTAATGCAGCTGATAGTTTTTTTTGCTTTTTTAAATTTTATTGCAAACCTTTCAATGATTTTGTTAGGCCCGCTTATGATGAGTGTTTACAACTCTCAAGCTTACGGTAATGTACAAGCCGGTATAGGCCTTGCCATGCTTTTAGGAGGACTTTGTTCAAGCCTCATCCCCGATACTAAAAATAAAATAAAACGTATTCTTTTAATATTATCCTTGTGCAGCATAGGGCCTATAATTTCAGGAACAACAGTCAACCGGATTATCATTACGGGCGGCTTTTTTATCTTTATGTTTCCCGTTCCATATGTAAACACTCTCCTCATGTCTATTTTTCAAATTAAGATAGAAAGAAATGTTTTAGGACGAGTCGGTGCTCTTATGACTGCCATTTTAGCGGCAATTACACCGATTGCATATCTATGTGCAGGCCCCCTTGCCGATTATGTTTTTGAACCTCTTATGAATGAAAAGGGCAGAGGCATAGGCCTCATCTTTATTATATCTGGAATCTTGCTGATTATAAGCTGTCTTCTCATGCGTTTAAACAAAACCGTAACAAGCATCGAAAAAAGGCTGCCCGATTATGTAGATAATCAATAA
- a CDS encoding GntR family transcriptional regulator: MNIFLNNSSGIPLYEQLSEQIKNQILSGSLKKEEPMPSMRALAASLRVSVITTKRSYEDLAREGFLYSVPAKGYFVADVNFKKIEKSIKKSIEEKLKEVCGQAKKINLNAEDLYEILRRIY, encoded by the coding sequence GTGAATATTTTTTTAAATAATTCTTCAGGGATTCCTCTTTATGAGCAGCTTTCAGAACAGATAAAAAATCAAATTTTATCAGGCTCTTTAAAAAAAGAGGAGCCGATGCCTTCGATGAGGGCCTTGGCAGCCTCTTTGCGTGTGAGCGTCATCACTACAAAGCGGTCTTATGAAGACTTGGCCCGCGAGGGCTTTTTGTATTCGGTTCCTGCGAAGGGGTATTTTGTTGCCGATGTAAATTTTAAAAAGATTGAAAAATCAATAAAAAAAAGCATTGAAGAAAAATTAAAAGAAGTTTGCGGTCAAGCAAAAAAAATTAATCTAAATGCTGAGGATTTATATGAAATCCTTAGGCGTATTTATTAG
- a CDS encoding ABC transporter ATP-binding protein, producing MISDDVLKIEKLKFSIGRGKKAFSLNDISFSVPRGCVTGLIGENGAGKTTLIRLLLDMYLPESGKVFLFGEELKRENIEIKEKIGFVINDNFFSPLYTAKKAGKFLAGIYKNWNQELYEKYLNDFKIHPSRFLAALSSGTMQKLQIAIALSHGAELLILDEPLNFLDPVSKKEFLDLLRNFMLDENHSILISSHQTNELEKICDEIIFISEGKKVFDSSLENINKNYGLLKIDEKAFKSLYSNDYIGYRKTDYAYEVLVSDKGNQKFTGMVCEDASLEDIMYFYTRRKI from the coding sequence ATGATATCCGATGATGTATTAAAAATCGAAAAACTTAAATTTTCGATAGGACGCGGTAAAAAAGCTTTTTCATTAAACGATATTTCTTTTTCGGTTCCGAGGGGCTGCGTTACGGGTTTGATAGGAGAAAACGGTGCAGGGAAAACAACCCTTATCCGCCTGCTTCTTGATATGTACTTGCCTGAAAGCGGAAAAGTTTTCCTCTTTGGTGAAGAGCTTAAAAGAGAGAATATAGAAATAAAGGAAAAGATAGGTTTTGTTATAAACGATAATTTCTTTTCTCCATTATATACGGCTAAAAAGGCAGGAAAATTTTTAGCGGGAATTTATAAAAATTGGAATCAGGAGCTTTATGAAAAATATCTAAACGATTTTAAAATTCATCCTTCAAGATTTTTGGCTGCCTTGTCTTCGGGAACTATGCAAAAGCTTCAAATTGCTATAGCCCTCTCCCACGGGGCAGAGCTTTTGATTTTAGATGAGCCTCTTAATTTTTTAGATCCCGTTTCTAAAAAAGAATTTTTAGATCTTTTAAGAAACTTTATGCTCGATGAAAATCATTCGATTTTAATTTCGAGCCATCAAACAAATGAGCTTGAAAAAATTTGCGATGAGATTATTTTTATAAGCGAGGGTAAAAAAGTTTTTGATTCTTCTTTAGAAAATATAAATAAAAATTACGGGCTTTTAAAAATAGATGAAAAAGCTTTTAAGTCATTGTATAGTAATGATTATATCGGTTATAGAAAAACCGACTATGCTTATGAGGTTTTGGTTTCGGATAAGGGAAATCAAAAATTCACCGGAATGGTTTGCGAAGATGCAAGTCTTGAAGATATTATGTATTTTTATACGAGGAGAAAAATCTAA